The sequence CTTCAGTTCCTCCTGATGAACCAGAATTTGAATTTCCTTTTATCTTCCTTAACAATGATGATGCTATTACCGGTGGCGGAGGAGTCCCCctaaaaaccctagattttgtggAAGTGCCTCCGCGAAATTCGGAAGGTCCTATTCATGAAAGTAACTTAAGAATAGAACATTCTTGTAATGGTCTATTATGTTGCACTAGGATAACATCTCAGACGTCCAAGGAGCCGCGTATCGTAATCCGCCACATTTACATTTACAATCCAACCACAAAACGATACAAAGCTCTTCCTCGGTCCCCCTTTAGAGATGTCGTCAAATATTATTGGAATGCAGTTAAAAGTGTATCTTTAGCTTTTGATCCAATCAAGTCTCCAGATCACTATCAGGTTATCTGCATCTGGATAGATATAGGGAAATTTTATGAACATGATGTTTATTATATCGAAATATACTCCTCTAAAACAAACTCATGGAGGTTATCTGCGGAGAGTCCTTTTTCAGCACGTCGTCTCAGTTCCTCTAGGGCGCCAGGTGCGTTATGGAACTGTTTCCTTGGGCCAGGTGTGTTTTGGAATGGTTGTTTGCATTGGATCTCGCAATTCTCGATCATGGAAGATGAAGCGTCACTGTATTTTGATATCGAACAAGATTTAGTAAAGCCGCTGCCGTTACCAGCTGTATGTAATGATAATATGTGGTATATTAAATatcttggagagtgtagaaatCATTTGTATCTTGTAGGGGCTCTTGGatcatgtcctgataattacagCATCTTCGAAATGGAGAAAGATTACAGTGGGTGGAATCTTATATACAAGGTCGACCTAGAAAGAATTATAAATGCATACCACCTAGAGTCGGTGACGAATTATAACAATACCATCGATTATTGTGTGTTGGTAATGTTTCTTGGGGAAGCCGAagagaaatcatcaaaaaaattgATGTTGTTGATAAATGCTACTCAACTTATATCCTATGATCTGAAAGAGATGAGCTATAGGGAGATCTATTATTTCGATCCAAAAACTCTCACCATGACTGCAAACTCAGGCTCACGGGGTCATGTTCATCAGTACATAGAGTCGCTTGCCTGTGTTTGAATATTTTCATGGCCTCTCTCACTTGTTACACTTAACTAAAGTTAATCTTCAACTTAATAATGTCATGTTCACCCCTTGTTTTGTGTCATGCAATCAGTTCTGAAAATATATCCATTTATGTTGTTTACTATCCTTATTGGCTTGCATTACTGCTTTACTATGCACGGGACTCCCAGATAAAAAAATTTAAGTTGATTTTTTTCCAAGTCAAGTAATAATGCATAGACTTGGCAAAATGAATAATGGACACAGGTAATAGCAAGTAATTTTTTTATGGTGCTTACTACTTCAAAGTTCAAATGCCTCTTTTGATAACATATTTTGTATAACACTGTTATTATTTGGTTAACTTTTATTCTCACAATTTATTATTGTCTCTATAATTTCTTTGTTCGTACAATTTCATAACTGTGTCGTTAGTTGTTACATTAGTTTAAAAAATGTTCGACTTCCATCATATATCTGTAGCATACGTTAGAAATGATATCAGTTAAATCTTGAGTATTTTCTTCTAGTTGTccaacttttggttcaaaatcatcaacaacctaaaaacccCAGGCCATTTCTGACACCACGTCGGGAGTTGCAGTAACCTCCTTTCTCATTGGCCGGTGAACGAAACCCTTTTTTCCGATTGGGTGAAAAGCAACTTATACCCCTAAATTTCATGTCCGTTAATTTTTAAAAGAATTGGCTCGATCTGACGCtccaaatcaaatgacaacttaGCAGATTctttaaaaatccccaaaaaaaaaaaaggaaatctttaagaaaaaaaaaatcctggatttccatatttaaaaaaaataatgcagTATCCAAAGAATTAAGAATAAGATCTAACGACTTCTAAAAATATAATGAAGTGTCAAAGAACCGAGAATAAAAATCTGACGACTTCTAAAAATTCTATTCATACTATGGTAACTTTGCATGTCTATTCAATGGAAACAAATTAATGCTGAGTTCGTGAGTATCTAGAAAACCaagaataaaatctaaaaactcccAAAAATTCTCTTCAAACTATGATATTATTGCATGTCTATCAAATGGATATGGAAACAAATTCTATCGTTGGCAGTTAATGATATGTTTACATACAAATTGCACTTCTATTGAATGGAAACAAAAGAGGAAATTGCGTGGAGTTTTAGGGTAGAGAGGTGTATATAAGCTACGCAGAGTTCACGGATATTCACGCTCAAACACAGTATTGAGCAgtcattctttcttcttttttagcTAATTGATTTTAGGCTACTTATACAACCAGttgttgattttgaataaatTGATTCCGGGTATTAATCGTTTGTGGTTtcgttgtttttaattttttatattcttttttagGGTTAGACTATCTATATTAGGATATACTAATACATCCGGTTGTGATTTCGATTAAATTGATACCGGGTGAATAAGCAACGATTTTAATGCTTATTCAAATCTGCAGGGACATTTTACACACCATTCATCGATCTTGAACCAGGCAAGACAACTAACAAAGTTGTGAAATTTTATCATCCCACAGCTCGTAATTAGCTTCATTGAACGAGTATATTCTCCCCGACTTCGGTATTTGAATGTTCTTGTGCGTAAGTACAAACTCGCCGTACATTGGGTCCAATGTGAACGCGAAAACTCGATTCCCGATTGAGAGCACAAAGACCACCATGGTTGAATACATGCAGTAACCGGCTGCCAAAAGAGTGCTGCCAGGTTGACACGCACTCACCACACATCTCTGCTCCTTTTTTCCCAGCTTCAGATCAGACTGATCAGCGTCATCATCGTCATCGTCGTCATAATCAACAAGGCACGGCTCTTGATCATCAGGACTGTAAATTCCGAATATGGATCCAGTAGTTAAACCGGTGTCAATGATGGAGGAACCATCGATTGGGTCAAATACAACAGTGTAGTTACCGGAATAAGTTTCTTCGATCGCAATCGGGACATCTTCTTCCTCAGAGGCTATAATACCCGTACGTCCAGTGGATCTCAGAACACCTGGTTGGCAATGAAGTCAAGCTTTCGCTGGTCATCACCTTGGATGTTGATAAATCCCTGAGAACCGGTGAGGTTGGAGAGTGTAGCTCTCTGAAGCAGGGAAGTGATTTGTTTGCAAGCAAGGGAAATGCTGGAGAGGACAATGGCAAGCTCGGAATCGATGTTTCCTTGTCATTCTTGATACAACAACCAGGTAGTCAGGGTTTCAATCTCGAATGCATTACTAGTAGTTCCCTTTCTGTCCACCTGCTGCTTGTCGTTGACCTATCCCTGATTCACCGATGCTGCTACACAGCCACACTGGTATCTTCTAGTCCTTTTGTTGACGTAATGGAAAGACTTAGTAATGCCGCTGCTAGAAAAGAAACCGTCCTGCGGCTGCCGAAGAATCTGTGAAGATGATGCTGTTGGAGTTGCTCCAGtgctcattatcatcatcattatcttTCTGTTGGTTTATTTCAAAGAATTTTAAGGCTGGTGGTGAAGATAGATAATGGTAGGTCCTCTTCTTATCCTCTGTTGTCTTTAACTTTACTGAATGAATGGACACAGTTGATCCCGCTTATGATTAGTAAAATCAATGCACAAATATACCGGTTTGTGATTTGCCTATAAGATTAACACAAATGCAGGATATttctggatttatctctggaaatGTGTGGATCTGTTGGGTAACGGATCATAGTATATTATTAATTTTGATACCAATTACAAAACAAAACATGTCATACATGCGAAAATGGgagaacagaaaaaaaaaaaaaagaaaaaaagaaatctcgAAAATGAATTTTCTAATGAACATATCATTTTCTTGAATTCGTCACTAAAACTGATAAATTATGATGCCGTCAGCGATGATTCTATCATGTCTATGATCATTCAGCAGCCAAGTACTTCTCCAATTTATCCACCTCGTCCACGCTTCCAATGTACAGAGGAACACGCTGATGAATCTGCAAGAAACATGTAGGCGTAATTCGGTGAAAACGAAATAAAAAGTAATTCATGAACACATGGAGGTAGAATTACATGTCTCAGTAGTATGGATGCACTCACCTCTGTTGGTTGGATATCAAGAACTCTCTGGTGGCCGTCAGAACCTTTACCTCCAGCTTGTTCAGCCAAGTAGCTCATAGGAGCACACTTGTACAAGAGCCTGAGCTTCCCATTCTTGCTCATACTATCTCTTGGGTAACCGTATATCCCTCCGTAAAGCAATGTCCTATGGAAATCACCTACAAGACTACCAATGTAACGTGCTGAATATGGCTTTGGATCCGGGATTTTGAGATCATCAATGTACTTCTTCAGCTTGTCGTCCCACATTTGGTAGTTGCCTTCGTTGAAATAGTAGATCTTTCTTGATTTGGGGATCTGCACTTTCTCTTGAGTCAACACAAACTCACCATACATGGAATCCAACGTGAAGGAGTAGACACCTTTCCCGACGGACAACACAAAAATCACGGAGATCGAGTACATGCAGTATCCTGCGGCCAACAGGTTGGTCCCTGGTTGGCATACGCTCACTATGCACTTTTGCTTCTCTTGGTCCAACTGCATTGTTTGGATATACAGAACTTTTGGTTAGCTATGAAAACTAGGAATGTCAGATTTCTAAAAGAACGTGTTTGCATATACGTACAGCGGATACATCATCTCCAAAATCAGCAAGACATTCGTCGTTAGGATGGTAGATACCAAAGATGGATCCAGTTGATACAGCAGCGTCGATGTTGGATGAGCCGTCTAGGGGATCAAATACGACAATGTAGTTCCCAGAGTAACTCTCTTCCACTGCAACAGGTACATCTTCTTCCTCTGAAGCTATAATCCCTGTTCTTCCACTTGATCTCAAGCAGCTTGAGAACACCTAAACCACATTCATGCATCTATGTAATAAATTATACATGCTACATGGCAATAAAAATGCTATGCCAATTAAGGAATTGGATTTCTAATGGTGTGGTAAAATTACTTGAGTGTTACCAAAACTAATTTATACAAAATTTCACAATGGATTCATTCAGTTTAGTAGATACCTCATTGGAGATAACTTCGAGCTTCTTCTGGTCTTCGCCTTGAATGTTAACGGCACCTTGACCTCCAATCTTGGCTGAAGTAGTGCATGACATTTAGCTTCCCAATCTGGAGACACAACAAACCTATCTAATCATGAAATAATAGGAGGATTTTGAAGATTAGACCATGTAAATATGCCTCCAGCCATTGGCAGATCTATAAAATTTTGTGTATCTAAAAAAATTCCTGAACTTTCTTCTATTAATTAATCTGCCTCCATCTCTATTTCTCTCTGAGtgagtgaaaattgcattttagTCTCCATCTATGCACCAAGGCTTATGCATAATAGTTCTAATATCAGAAATTTGTTGCCGAAATTGAGCAAAATCTTAAGGATCAGAAGCACCATAAACAGATGTGCAAAGCCAAACAAAACCATCTTTGACATTTCAGAATCTAATAGTTAGAGAAAAAACACCCAATAAAGATTTCTCCATGATTAAATCCCCACCATTGCATAGAACAATTATGCCTCCATATCTTTCATTCGAAGGAAGAAAAGCATATTCACATTTGTTACTACCCCATAATGAATGCACTAACGAATCAGTGACACACTCCATTTTCGATTCTTGGATAGCACATAGAGAAACTTTCTTCTTCCTGATAGCATTTCTGACTGATTGAATCTTTGGATCATCGTGAAGACCTCTAACGTACCAAGTCATACTCTTAATATCCATTACATACCTTAGTAGTCCCcactgcagttgaagatttggaaATTCCTTCAGCTTCAATATTCAAATCTTCATCTGAATCAAAtcacctcccccccccccccccccccccccccatccaTCGAGATCTTCGTtagcttcttatgattgttttaACCGCAACAGAAGATCTTTATAAATCGATCTTGAAATTCGGTTATCATAATTAATCCTCAGTTGCTTATTGAAAGAGACATGAAAGTCTACCATATTATGAATTTCAAAATCCTGAGAAGCATTGGGGATTGAATTATCAACAGCTCTGGCTTCCCCCCATCCAGCCCATATATTGATCCGGTACTAAGTGGTATTGGTCTTGGGCAGGGCGAATTCGTATTTGAATTCACATGAAGATATCCTACCATCCAAAATGTTTAGAAAGACCAACAGTAATCCAATCTTATTCCAACAAATATGCgaattaagtaaaaaaaaaaaaaactaaaagaacaAAGAACAGAGCTTCAAGTGCTGTCCTTCCCATTTTATACAACCGTTATCGAACCAGACGTGTAGATGTAATATACcagaatccaaaaaaaaaaagagagagagagagaggaagatGTAAACTGAATACAAACTCATTGAATCTAAAATTCTatgtatttttttcaaaaagggaaTTACTGATTCTCATATCAGAGACTGTCCCCTCCCTATATGGTTTGCTACAAATCAAATCAAACCATTATATCATTGTGGAATATGGATACTGCAAAcagcagaaaaagaaaagaaaaagactatATTTCTCCACAAAATCTGTGTACCTGGGAGATATCACGGTTTAATATCTCTGCCTTGGTGTGAAAACAAAAACATGCACACTATCTCTACTTTGAGGCATCAAATTGTCCAAACTTGTGTTTTTCTTCGTGCAACTGCTTGATCACATCATCAAGCTCTGGAAATGCCGATACAAGAAGCATCTCAAGAAGGTTGTAAACTAACTGCTTTAAACAAACAGAAGACTGCACCAAAAACAGCCATAAAAAAAGACATAAGGAACTGTAAAATGATCTTAAAAGAATGAAAACAAGACTTAAGACACAGATTTGAGGTCTTTTTATAATGTTGTATATATAAGGGGTCCATGCCTCCATCTTAGAAATCAAATTTTCTGTGCTTATATGACAGTTACCTGAGAAAAGAAATATAGATCCTTCACAAAATTTTCGTACTCCTTGCGGCCAAAAAGACTTACTACAGTTGCTGGTGCTTTATCTGCAAAATGACGACAGATTGGAATAGGATTAATTGAAAAAAGAGAGGACAAAAGATGCTCGAAGACTGGAAATGAGTGTTATCATACTGAAACTCCAAAGAAATGACAATAACATAACCAAATATATGATTGTGTACAATTTGTTAAAAAtgtaaacttgatttagattaatcaaaaatattctaTAAGACTTAATTAGtaagaaaatgtaaaaaaaaatgtgACAATGGAGGAATCTGGAACAAGTATTAGATTAGAGAAATCTAGAGTCAAAGTCAGCAACTAGATGTAAAAGAAATGTAAAAAAACGAGTGTTTTTTAGTGTAGGCCATACACTAGAGAGGTAGGGAAGGATCTAGACCTTATAGAAGTCGGTCAATCAATACCTATAAATAGGCATCAGTTGTACCCATTTAAGTTGTAAGTGGGACAAAACACCAAGTGAGGTATAGGTGTAAGATTGAGGGTCgacactacaagaaaacatggctTAAGCGACCAAAATCCCAGCGAGAGCCCATAATTTTAGTCACTTTAAGGGTTTAAGCATCCAAAATTGCAACTGCCATAAAGTTTGGCGGCTACAAACCTATGTCATCTAATATCTAGCCACGACTGAATGTGTTTGCTCGCTACATCACTCTTTCAAGTCATCTATAGCAGCTTGAAAAGTGCTCAGGTAGCTATTCACTTTGAGGCACCGACTCCTAGCAACTAAAAAATGAATCGGTTGGTACAACCTCTCTCTGAGCAACCAAGTTTAAGCGGCCACCACATGTTCAAAAGAGAAGTCAGTTTTCGAAGTAGGCATTTGAAACCGATAATGATCTCATTTTAGTTTCTTATTGGTTATATTAGTGTCATACGGATCATGGTTGTTATCTTAGTTTACTATTAGGGGTGCACAATGGCATGTCGGTATGGTTTTTAGGCAAAACCACTGACCAAACCGTATACACTCGGTTTTCGATTTCAAAACTACCACTGAACTGTTGATGGATCGATTGCGTTTGAAACCAATCCCAGTCCGCTCGGTCATTTTCTGGCTACTACTGTATTAACGGGTccaaataagaaaaaacaaacaaacaaaagaaaccaaaaaactaTCCTACAACATGAAATAGATCTCCGAGCTTTACCGAAACcttgaaaatttaaaattatATCGATAATTCCTTCGGTCAAAAAATCTGTGGAACTTGGTCAATTATGCCGATTAACGCATCAGTTCTCATCTCggtgaaaaataaaaatcaacttgGCCAAGGTGAAATTTTTGGTCTCGGataaattaagtgaactaaatggATATCTGAGTTGACTTAATAGTCAACCATATAAACGCATGGAATCCAAGAAAAATCGAGTAACTATTGAATAAATTTGATTAATAACGGGTGAAATTCGTTTGAAATTAATAGGCAATAATACAACTATACCCATGGAATCCAAGGAAAATCGTGTGGAGCGAGCGATGTTGGATAAGGTTAATATATAACAGGTGAAATTGACTAAAGAATATGGACATTCGGCTAAAATTATCAATAACATGAGAAGCTGATGTAATACAAGAGAAAGTGGGTGAGGTCGACCGACATAAAGTAAAACtgacagataaaaaaaaaattaagtgtaCTAAATGAAAATTCGATTTGATTTAATAGTTAACCATATAAACCCATTGACTCCAGGAGCAATCGAGTGATGTCGAGTGAtattaaataaaattgattgataacaTGTGAAATTGACTATAGTCAATCGGCGCATACGGTTAAAATGATGAATAATTAGAAGAAAACCGATATATCTGATTGAAAATGAATGCGGCAACTAAATTTGGTAAGATTGACcggtaacaaataaaattaaatgaagtGGATGGaaatttgatttgaatgaatcgGTAACCTTATAATTAAACCAATGGGAATCTAAGAGAAATTGAGTGAGGCCGAGAGAGATTGGATAACATTAATATATAACGGATGAAAATTTTTTCCGACGACTTCGaaaagaaagtggctccaaggtcgaaactTGGCCGGGAGTGGAATACTATAAGTCGAAACTATGTAAGAACGTACCagtgtacaatatgccagaacatgaTATTGCTTGAAGACTTCTTGACGATATGTATACACGGTATGCATAACCAACTGTTACCATTAGTATGCATGCCCTTTTTATCTGAGTTCGGGACTTACTGGCGATATATATacacggtatgcatactattTTGATATGACTTCGCGAACTTTTAAGAACACGTACGCACACATGTATGCACACTTTTTGGATATGATTTCACAACTTCCAAAGGTACCCATActcggtatgcatacctggttgaACTGACATAGTTTGGAAGCGTAAGTGCAAAGGCAAAAGTACATGAAGTACCTAAGGTTAAGCATACTTGTTGTGCAAACCTTGACCATGGCTCTAGTTCATTTTTGCTATATTTCTCACACACACTTCTAAGAAAAATTGcaagttcaagcttgtcttgtttaaaCTCAGGAaatatattccgaaggaatcttatctgtaaatggatgaattcatcgttcgtacgaagtagatGCACTTATAGTAGTACACTCACGGCAAGgttacgatctcggagccaacgtatgcgtacaatatgccagaacatggtttatttaacgtttcagggtagattccgaaggaatcttacatgtgaatggatgaattcatcgttcgtacgaagtagatggacttatagtagtccactcacggccaggttacgatcgtatgcgtacaatatgccagaacctTGCCGAAGCTTCAAGGTTCACAGTTTGTATTCCGTTATACCACAATTTAAGTTCGAATCaatactgagcttcatatttatcgatttagatgatgtatcattataagtttgaagtcagaaccctcccagagcttcttggctcatagtttgtatgttgttataccacataTGAAGTTTGAATCAAAACtgaacttcatatttatcgatttcgatgatgtatcatgctaagttttaaTTTAGAAACCCTCCCTGAGGTTCTtggctcatagtttgtatgttgttataccacatttggagttcgaatcaacactaagcttcatatttatcgatttcgatgatatattatgctaagtttgaagtcataaaCCCTCCCATAGGTTCTtggatcatagtttgtatgttgttataccacatttggagttcgaatcaacactgagcttcatatttatcgattttgatgatgtatccaacTAAGTTTGAGGTCTGAACCATCATGAATTTCGTGGTccatctctagtaatcttataacctgagtttaCCAGTGTGAACTAAACCTACTTCATGACCTATATGACTtgtaaaaattacttcatgactagTCGATATTCAAAcccgaagcacaaagagaaagcacaaaaacacaaagagaaagcacaaagaaacccaccaattatcgaattcatttttcattttcccgattcattcttatacattttttagatttttttatatcagaatgtcgaaaACAATGTtctaaatttatttatatttttttggattttttttcatgttaaaggttgataattaaaccgaaaacatgagttcgtattaacaaaaaagaaacacaaatgcgtctcaatccgtatgagcatcacAAATAAAATCTCAACCGTCAGATTCTTTTCTCAATCCGTATGGATGGATCCAACGAACTCCGTCCATCACTTTCATTCACCCACCAAACCCTCCCAACCACTCGAACTCTATCTGTTTTGctctatcttcatcttctctgctctTCGTCTCCTCCATAGATCCATGACCGGCGCCATTACTTGGGAAAATCTAATTCACTCAACGCATCTTTTACTCGTCATCGCCGTCTCCTCTCCCCCTCTTCACCTGCTTAtttgaaactcattttctctccttattctctcttcttctttcttctttttcgttcttcTTTTCTGCTCTTCTTCAGTTGAAAATCGAGAGGTCATATTGAGGTATGGCTTGAAGAAATTTATATCGTGAGGATgtataaaagaagaaggagttggtgTTTCTGATAATTATGAAGAATAGGATTGAGTCCTGTTATGAATCGAGAACTAGGGTTTCCTCGGTGAATCCGTAATGGAGTTAGAAATTGAGAAATTAAAGTGGGTTTGGTGAACACAGTATGATGAGGAATATTTAGTGATTGATGTGTGAGTTTTAATGAAGATTAGAGAAtctagggtttctgttctttcCCAATATAGATATTAGGGTTCTTGGATGTAATTGAATCAAGTGACTGAAACTGAAATTGAGGTTTTAGGGGAAAGATTAGagatgggaatgtttgatttgaaaaCTTTGAggtcgtggtggtggtagaggcagAGGAGTCAGCAAAGAAggaggttgtggtggtggtggaatgaaaGGTGGTAGTAAAGTGATTGAGTACAGAGTCTAGAATCCTTTTAGATCAAAGCTTGCTGCTGCTGTACTTGGTGGTGTTGacaatttttggattttaagtaTTATTTGTGTATAATGTTTGGGATTTCactttgtgtttttacttttttttttctctgtcaTTGTTTTAACATAATGGTGTTTGATTTTATCATCTCTACAAGGTAGTGAAttttctttatgg comes from Papaver somniferum cultivar HN1 chromosome 7, ASM357369v1, whole genome shotgun sequence and encodes:
- the LOC113296144 gene encoding F-box protein At5g07610-like; this encodes MDGWLGEKVVPMSGRKQYSYAILEPDEDDEGVQKKLRSPSVPPDEPEFEFPFIFLNNDDAITGGGGVPLKTLDFVEVPPRNSEGPIHESNLRIEHSCNGLLCCTRITSQTSKEPRIVIRHIYIYNPTTKRYKALPRSPFRDVVKYYWNAVKSVSLAFDPIKSPDHYQVICIWIDIGKFYEHDVYYIEIYSSKTNSWRLSAESPFSARRLSSSRAPGALWNCFLGPGVFWNGCLHWISQFSIMEDEASLYFDIEQDLVKPLPLPAVCNDNMWYIKYLGECRNHLYLVGALGSCPDNYSIFEMEKDYSGWNLIYKVDLERIINAYHLESVTNYNNTIDYCVLVMFLGEAEEKSSKKLMLLINATQLISYDLKEMSYREIYYFDPKTLTMTANSGSRGHVHQYIESLACV
- the LOC113296146 gene encoding fructose-1,6-bisphosphatase 1, chloroplastic-like yields the protein MDIKSMTWYVRGLHDDPKIQSVRNAIRKKKVSLCAIQESKMECVTDSLVHSLWGSNKCEYAFLPSNERYGGIIVLCNGGDLIMEKSLLAKIGGQGAVNIQGEDQKKLEVISNEVFSSCLRSSGRTGIIASEEEDVPVAVEESYSGNYIVVFDPLDGSSNIDAAVSTGSIFGIYHPNDECLADFGDDVSALDQEKQKCIVSVCQPGTNLLAAGYCMYSISVIFVLSVGKGVYSFTLDSMYGEFVLTQEKVQIPKSRKIYYFNEGNYQMWDDKLKKYIDDLKIPDPKPYSARYIGSLVGDFHRTLLYGGIYGYPRDSMSKNGKLRLLYKCAPMSYLAEQAGGKGSDGHQRVLDIQPTEIHQRVPLYIGSVDEVDKLEKYLAAE